Proteins encoded together in one Coffea arabica cultivar ET-39 chromosome 2c, Coffea Arabica ET-39 HiFi, whole genome shotgun sequence window:
- the LOC113726805 gene encoding axial regulator YABBY 1, with translation MSSSSAFATPDHHHLAAPPTEQLCYVHCNFCDTVLAVSVPCTSLFKTVTVRCGHCTNLLSVNMRGLLLPSANQLHLGHSFFSPQNLLEELRNTPPNLLINQPNPNESLMPVRGVDELPKPPVANRPPEKRQRVPSAYNRFIKDEIQRIKAGNPDISHREAFSAAAKNWAHFPHIHFGLMPDQPVKKSNVCQQEGEDVLMKDGFLAPANVGVSPY, from the exons ATGTCCTCTTCATCTGCTTTTGCAACACCGGACCACCACCACCTTGCTGCTCCCCCCACGGAGCAGCTCTGTTACGTCCATTGCAACTTCTGTGACACTGTCCTGGCG gtgagtgttccttgcactAGTTTGTTCAAGACTGTAACTGTTCGATGTGGGCATTGCACCAACCTTCTGTCTGTGAACATGCGGGGCCTCCTCCTTCCCAGCGCCAATCAGCTTCATCTTGGACATTCATTCTTTTCACCTCAGAATCTTCTG GAGGAACTGAGGAACACACCTCCCAATTTGCTGATCAATCAGCCTAACCCAAATGAGTCACTTATGCCTGTCCGAGGAGTTGATGAGCTTCCCAAACCTCCTGTTGCTAACAGAC CTCCGGAGAAGCGACAGAGAGTGCCATCTGCTTACAACCGGTTCATCAA GGACGAGATCCAAcgtatcaaagctggaaacccTGATATAAGCCACAGGGAGGCCTTCAGTGCAGCTGCAAAAAAT TGGGCCCACTTTCCACACATTCACTTCGGACTCATGCCTGACCAACCCGTGAAGAAATCCAATGTGTGTCAACAG GAAGGAGAGGATGTGCTGATGAAAGATGGATTCCTTGCTCCTGCCAATGTTGGGGTCTCTCCCTATTAA
- the LOC113726804 gene encoding Golgi SNAP receptor complex member 1-2-like — protein MSGDPAMELLQESGWEELRKEARKIEGDLDVKLSSYAKLGARFSQAGYVETGSPTVGSSRSWKSMEMEIQSLLEKLLDINDSMSRCAASAASTTSVTQKLARHRDILHEFTQEFRRIKGNINSMKEHAELLSSVRDDISEYKASGSMSPRMQLLRERAAIHGNISHIDDVISQAQSTKAALSSQRALFGDVQGKVKLLSDKFPIIRGLIGSIRRKRSRDTLILAAVIAACTLFLIIYWLSK, from the exons ATGTCGGGGGATCCGGCTATGGAATTGTTGCAGGAATCGGGTTGGGAGGAGCTCCGGAAAGAAGCTCGCAAGATCGAAGGGGATCTCGACGTCAAGCTCTCCTCTTATGCTAAACTCGGGGCCAGGTTCTCCCAAGCAG GTTATGTGGAAACTGGTTCCCCAACAGTTGGGTCTAGCAGATCTTGGAAGTCAATGGAAATGGAGAttcaatctttgcttgaaaagctGCTGGACATTAATGATTCCATGAGCCGATGTGCTGCATCTGCTGCATCTACTACTTCAGTTACTCAGAAATTGGCGAGGCATAGGGACATACTTCATGAGTTTACCCAG GAGTTTAGAAGAATTAAAGGAAACATAAACTCAATGAAGGAACATGCTGAGCTTCTTAGTTCTGTGAGAGATGATATTAGTGAATACAAG GCATCTGGAAGTATGTCCCCAAGGATGCAGCTATTACGGGAGAGGGCTGCAATACATGGAAATATATCTCAT ATTGACGATGTGATTAGTCAAGCTCAATCAACTAAAGCTGCATTGAGCTCTCAAAGGGCCTTGTTCGGTGATGTACAAGGGAAAGTGAAGCTACTTAGTGACAAATTTCCAATTATCCGTGGTCTAATTG GTTCAATCCGAAGGAAGCGTTCAAGAGATACTCTCATCCTTGCTGCAGTCATTGCAGCTTGTACTCTATTTCTCATTATTTATTGGCTTTCAAAATAA
- the LOC113726806 gene encoding protein GRAVITROPIC IN THE LIGHT 1-like, with the protein MVEMEGPSSARPPQISEMFQKFALAFKAKTFELFAEEGDDPTTTTAAAGAAEGDVFTLLDSAEEFIPDQKVVVLKPDPTFSPEINRTHVVQTLISSIFATISSFEASYLIFQAAHVPKVDQDGLESADKTLVSILQKLTDLRNVYRDFRKNPGGNFEAPAGSFLEFQVQENQSKLRALETMVNQLISEIECKDDQVLNLRKNLDKMVVFNSNLQKRLVAKNEQLNNGTEILLTVRVFESMLRDCVKSLHCFSKLLIDLMRKAGWDLTMAANSVYSNVDYAKEGHYKYAFLSYISLGMFRGFDLDDFLLNGNEVVCNGNNSIPSKDGCLKQLIQHVSSNPMEVLGKNTKCDFSRFCEQKYDQLIHPTMESSVFSNFDRKEAVLDSWKSLSVFYESFVRMASSTWMLHKLAYSFDPIVEIFQVERGVDFSMVYMEDVTQKTSPSGKSRRKVAFTVVPGFKVGRTVVQSQVYLTGTSCTEW; encoded by the coding sequence ATGGTAGAAATGGAAGGGCCGTCAAGTGCAAGGCCACCACAGATTTCCGAGATGTTCCAGAAATTTGCTCTGGCTTTCAAGGCCAAAACTTTCGAGCTTTTCGCGGAGGAGGGAGACGACCCCACAACCACAACAGCCGCCGCAGGCGCCGCCGAGGGCGACGTTTTCACTCTTTTGGACTCAGCTGAAGAGTTCATCCCTGACCAAAAAGTTGTGGTTTTGAAGCCTGACCCTACATTTTCACCTGAAATTAACCGAACCCATGTGGTCCAAACCTTAATTTCATCAATCTTTGCCACGATTTCATCCTTTGAGGCCTCCTACTTAATTTTCCAAGCCGCCCATGTGCCTAAAGTTGACCAAGATGGCCTTGAGTCTGCGGATAAGACTTTGGTTTCGATTCTTCAGAAATTGACTGATTTGAGGAACGTTTACAGGGATTTCAGGAAGAACCCAGGTGGGAATTTTGAGGCTCCAGCTGGTTCGTTTTTGGAATTTCAGGTGCAGGAGAATCAGAGCAAGCTCAGAGCCTTGGAGACTATGGTAAATCAGTTAATTTCTGAAATTGAATGTAAAGATGATCAAGTTTTGAATTTGAGGAAAAATTTGGATAAAATGGTTGTTTTCAATTCGAATTTACAGAAAAGATTAGTGGCAAAAAATGAACAATTGAATAATGGAACGGAAATTTTATTGACAGTTCGCGTATTTGAGTCTATGTTAAGGGATTGTGTCAAGTCATTGCATTGTTTCAGTAAGCTGTTGATTGATTTGATGAGAAAAGCAGGGTGGGACTTGACAATGGCTGCAAATTCGGTGTATTCTAATGTTGATTATGCCAAAGAAGGTCATTATAAGTATGCGTTTTTATCATATATATCATTGGGAATGTTCAGGGgttttgatttggatgatttcttgTTGAATGGAAATGAAGTTGTGTGCAATGGAAATAACTCGATTCCTAGTAAGGATGGCTGTTTGAAGCAATTAATTCAGCATGTTTCGAGCAATCCTATGGAGGTACTAGGGAAGAACACGAAATGTGATTTTTCAAGATTTTGCGAACAGAAGTATGACCAGTTGATTCATCCCACAATGGAGTCATCGGTTTTTAGCAATTTTGACAGGAAGGAAGCGGTTTTGGATTCATGGAAATCATTGAGCGTTTTCTACGAGTCATTTGTTAGGATGGCTAGCTCAACATGGATGCTACACAAGCTAGCGTATTCGTTTGATCCCATTGTGGAGATATTTCAAGTGGAGAGAGGTGTAGATTTTTCGATGGTGTACATGGAAGATGTCACACAAAAAACTAGTCCATCAGGGAAATCTAGACGAAAGGTTGCTTTCACTGTTGTACCAGGATTTAAAGTTGGGAGGACAGTCGTCCAATCTCAAGTTTATCTAACTGGAACCAGTTGTACAGAGTGGTAA
- the LOC113724061 gene encoding long-chain-alcohol O-fatty-acyltransferase, with translation MEHGNFKSIYAWSSVVASLFYCYFIPARIPKGFLRLVSLLPVFCHFTVLPMYMPSIFFRGVSTLFITWLANSKLLLFAFGQGPLAWAQSQSLHIFIASAALPIRAKRADDSNPSSSKKKVPFLNLGTEILALSVLLALAAKYRETAHPLVLQADYCCVIFLLVDVLVAFSSSVVRAMVGLELEPPSNAPYASTSLQDFWGKRWNLTVTNTLRLSVYKPVRSVSAGVVGNRWAALPAFFATFLVSGLMHELIYYYVSRAKPSWEVTWFFILHGICVMIELVIKRGLKGKREMPWFISGPLTMGFVIITSFWLFFPPLMKSGADEMVLEEFRSLCESWKGRLGTLSPNILSPNLS, from the coding sequence ATGGAGCACGGGAACTTTAAATCAATCTATGCTTGGTCATCGGTGGTAGCATCTCTCTTTTACTGCTATTTCATTCCTGCAAGAATCCCAAAAGGCTTCTTGAGGCTGGTTTCTCTCCTACCCGTCTTCTGTCACTTCACAGTTCTCCCTATGTACATGCCCTCCATCTTCTTCAGAGGAGTCTCAACGCTCTTCATCACCTGGCTCGCCAACTCCAAGCTGCTCCTCTTTGCCTTTGGACAGGGTCCACTCGCCTGGGCCCAATCCCAGTCCCTCCACATCTTCATCGCCTCCGCCGCTCTCCCCATCAGAGCCAAGCGGGCAGATGACAGCAACCCATCCTCCTCCAAGAAAAAGGTGCCGTTTTTGAATTTAGGAACGGAGATCTTAGCCTTGTCCGTTTTATTAGCCCTGGCAGCCAAGTACAGAGAAACTGCACACCCGCTGGTTCTACAAGCAGACTACTGTTGCGTGATATTTCTTCTGGTGGATGTTCTGGTGGCGTTCTCGAGTTCCGTGGTCCGAGCCATGGTGGGTCTGGAGCTGGAGCCGCCGTCCAATGCGCCCTACGCATCGACTTCTCTGCAAGATTTCTGGGGAAAGCGGTGGAACCTCACCGTGACAAATACGCTACGGCTCTCGGTGTACAAGCCGGTCAGGTCAGTGTCGGCAGGTGTAGTGGGGAATCGCTGGGCCGCGCTGCCAGCCTTTTTCGCCACTTTTTTAGTCTCCGGTCTGATGCACGAACTCATATACTATTACGTGTCACGTGCGAAGCCCTCGTGGGAGGTGACGTGGTTTTTCATTCTGCATGGAATCTGCGTCATGATCGAACTCGTAATTAAGAGGGGTTTGAAAGGAAAACGGGAGATGCCATGGTTTATTTCGGGCCCATTGACGATGGGGTTTGTGATTATAACCAGTTTTTGGTTGTTCTTTCCTCCCTTGATGAAGTCCGGGGCTGATGAAATGGTTCTTGAAGAGTTCAGATCTCTTTGTGAGTCTTGGAAGGGTAGGCTAGGGACCTTGTCTCCCAATATTCTGAGCCCCAATTTGAGTTAA